Proteins encoded in a region of the Vicia villosa cultivar HV-30 ecotype Madison, WI linkage group LG5, Vvil1.0, whole genome shotgun sequence genome:
- the LOC131608075 gene encoding disease resistance response protein 206-like, translating into MKLISSLIFFLLISIPHSSPTPTKPRKRLQIHKPCKTLTFYFHDIIFNGHNSKNATSAIVGTPPWGNTTTLANQNHFGDLVVFDDPITLDNNLHSHPIGRAQGFYIYDKKEIFTSWLAFSFVFNSTHHKGTINFAGADPLMNKTRDISVIGGTGDFFMTRGVATLSTDAFEGEVYFRLRVEINLYECW; encoded by the coding sequence ATGAAGCTCATTTCAtctctcatcttcttcctcctaaTCTCCATACCACATTCCTCTCCCACTCCAACCAAACCAAGAAAAAGACTCCAAATCCACAAACCATGCAAAACACTAACATTCTACTTCCACGACATCATTTTCAACGGCCACAACTCCAAAAACGCCACGTCAGCAATCGTAGGAACACCACCATGGGGCAACACAACAACCTTAGCAAACCAAAACCACTTTGGTGACTTGGTTGTCTTCGATGACCCAATCACATTGGACAACAATCTACACTCTCACCCTATTGGTCGTGCTCAAGGATTTTACATTTACGATAAAAAGGAAATTTTCACTTCATGGCTtgctttttcttttgtctttaaCTCTACTCATCATAAGGGTACCATAAATTTTGCTGGTGCTGACCCTTTGATGAATAAGACTAGGGACATTTCGGTCATTGGTGGGACTGGGGATTTTTTCATGACTAGGGGTGTGGCTACTCTTTCCACTGATGCTTttgaaggtgaagtttattttagGCTTCGAGTGGAAATTAATTTGTATGAATGTTGGTAG
- the LOC131608076 gene encoding disease resistance response protein 206-like, translating to MGTKVTTLFVFAMFFALCSAIPTKKKQYTPCKTMILYFHDIIYNGNNAANATSAIVAAPQGANLTKLAPQFRFGDIVVFDDPITLDNNLHSTPVGRAQGFYLYDTKNTYTAWLGFTFSLNSTYHEGTITFAGADPILKTTRDISVTGGTGDFFMHRGIATLMTDAFEDDVYFRLRVEIKFFECW from the coding sequence ATGGGTACCAAAGTTACAACACTCTTTGTTTTTGCAATGTTCTTTGCTCTATGTTCAGCTATTCCTACCAAGAAAAAGCAATACACACCATGCAAAACCATGATCCTTTACTTTCATGACATAATTTACAATGGAAATAATGCAGCAAATGCAACATCAGCAATAGTAGCAGCTCCACAGGGTGCTAACTTAACAAAACTGGCACCTCAATTCCGGTTTGGTGACATAGTTGTTTTCGATGACCCTATCACTTTGGATAACAATCTTCATTCAACACCAGTTGGAAGAGCACAAGGGTTTTACTTATATGATACCAAAAACACATACACTGCTTGGCTTGGTTTCACATTTTCTCTTAATAGCACCTATCATGAAGGAACCATTACTTTTGCTGGAGCTGATCCAATTCTGAAGACAACTAGAGATATATCTGTGACTGGTGGCACTGGAGATTTCTTTATGCATAGAGGAATTGCTACTCTTATGACTGATGCTTTTGAAGATGATGTTTATTTTCGACTTCGGGTTGAAATTAAGTTCTTTGAGTGTTGGTAA